In the genome of Loxodonta africana isolate mLoxAfr1 chromosome 16, mLoxAfr1.hap2, whole genome shotgun sequence, one region contains:
- the NANOS1 gene encoding nanos homolog 1, whose translation MEAFPWAPRSPRRGRAPPPTALVPSARHVSAPGPAHPQPFSSWNDYLGLATLITKAVDSNQRSGSPPPSSVSSVCCSPHAGAGPAAGALGPALGPADYDEDDGDDDDDSDEPGPRGSYLGGALELRALELCAGPAEGGLLEERFAELSPFAGRAAAVLLGCAPAAATALATAEAARREERAPAWAAEPRLHAASGPTARLLKPELQVCVFCRNNKEAVALYTTHILKGPDGRVLCPVLRRYTCPLCGASGDNAHTIKYCPLSKVPPPPAARPLPRGARDGLPGKKLR comes from the coding sequence ATGGAGGCTTTCCCCTGGGCGCCCCGCTCGCCCCGCCGCGGCCGCGCCCCCCCGCCCACGGCGCTCGTGCCCAGCGCCCGCCACGTGAGCGCCCCGGGCCCGGCGCACCCGCAGCCCTTCAGCTCGTGGAATGACTACCTGGGGCTCGCCACTCTCATCACCAAGGCGGTGGACAGCAACCAGCGCAGCGGCAGTCCCCCGCCCTCCTCCGTCTCCTCGGTCTGCTGCTCGCCCCACGCAGGGGCCGGGCCCGCAGCCGGGGCCCTGGGGCCGGCGCTGGGGCCAGCCGACTACGACGAGGACGACGGCGACGACGACGACGACAGCGACGAGCCGGGGCCTCGGGGCAGCTACCTGGGCGGTGCGCTGGAGCTGCGCGCGCTGGAGCTGTGCGCGGGCCCCGCCGAGGGCGGGCTGCTGGAGGAGCGCTTCGCCGAGCTGAGCCCGTTCGCGGGCCGCGCCGCCGCCGTGCTGCTGGGCTGCGCGCCTGCCGCCGCCACTGCCCTCGCCACCGCCGAGGCGGCGCGGCGCGAAGAGCGGGCCCCGGCGTGGGCGGCCGAGCCCCGGCTGCACGCGGCCTCCGGGCCGACCGCGCGGCTGCTCAAGCCCGAGCTGCAGGTGTGCGTGTTCTGCCGGAACAACAAGGAGGCCGTGGCGCTCTACACCACGCACATCCTGAAGGGCCCGGACGGGCGAGTGCTGTGCCCGGTGCTGCGCCGCTACACGTGCCCCCTGTGCGGCGCCAGCGGGGACAACGCGCACACCATCAAGTACTGCCCGCTCTCCAAAGTGCCGCCGCCGCCTGCCGCGCGCCCGCTACCGCGCGGAGCCCGGGACGGCCTGCCGGGCAAGAAGCTGCGCTGA